Genomic segment of Chiroxiphia lanceolata isolate bChiLan1 chromosome 18, bChiLan1.pri, whole genome shotgun sequence:
TGGGAATCCTGCCCTTCTTTCACCTGCTTTGGGTCTGCTGAAGGGAGTCCTTTGGTGTTTTCAGTggctgaaaatgtttttctgtagaGGGCATTATGGAATTATTTGTACTGTAGTGTGACCCAAAGCAGAAATAAGATGCTTTGCATGAGGTATTTTAGTGCATGAATCTTAAAAACCTTTTCacttcagaacatttttttttcagtgacatcACTGATGTAAATAGATGGCTCATGGTATTTATTGAAATATACTTAGGAATCCATTTCCCACTCATTTCAGTGCAATTGTGTTTTGGAAAATTATGCCAGGCCCTTGAGTCCCCCTAAAAATGTAGATTCATGTATCAGTGTTTTGCAAACTGAAGCAATAAGGTTCATGAGCTACTAAACATCAGGTTGCATTATTTGCCAAGTCCTCAGGAGCTGGGTAGAACATTTCCATGTGATAAGCACTAGTGCCCCCTCCTGCTGGGAGATTTCCATACAAGATAAATTTGAAGTATCTGTGAGTGGCAGCAACAACCCCAAacctctgcagtgctggcagtACCTGAGGGCACTGCATATCATGTTCATTAATAAAAAGCActttcttgattttatttaatggtGTCATTAGTAGGTGGTAGACTGAGCTGCAGGTCTCTAATTTGTAGTGTATGTACAGATATCCCATCTAGCAGCTGCAGGACTCTAACATGGGTTAATACATGATTTATTTAGTATTAGCACAGGAAATGTACAAAATTAGACTGCCCCAGAAATCCATGTAAATGgcatagatgaaaaaaaaaacgtTTTGAGGAAAGGGTATTACcatgcagaataaaaatatttgaattgtGTCTCCAAAATAAAcggtatttaaaaaaaaaaggttaaaacaGAGTTCACATGTCTTCATTAAATAATAGAGCTTTACTGTATTTCTATCAGCAGTTAATGAATAACATGTTCCAGATGGTGACACTTCTCTGGTATCACATTCTTCTCTGCCTTGTGCCAGTCTGCTGCTTCATTACCATGTTTACTCAGGTTACACTGGGTTTCATTAacctgaaatttcttttttccccccattgcACAGATGGGACACAGCAGGTCAGGAAAAGTTCAAGTGCATTGCATCTGCCTACTACCGAGGAGCAGAGGGTGAGAACAATATTAATTTGATCCTGGCTGTGTCAGGAGGTTGTGTTTTAGACAGAAATGTATAAAAGGAGCCTATATGCTCCTTGGGAAGGTACCTGTAGACCCAGTGTGGTGGAATGGATTGTCTGTTCCTGCAGGGAAGAAGGGATGAAGAAATTCGTGAATGGATGTGTTGTCACATCTCCAAGCTCTGAATGTTTTGATGATGCAGTGATAAAAATTGGCACTCCTGTTTAAGGGGAAAAGAATTTGGGTTTGGGTGAGATTAATGTTGGAGTTAGAAGTGGGTATTTCTGGCATTTCCTTTGGTAAGAGACAATTTCTGCAGGAATTAGTGGTCCCAAAACAAAAGGGTTAACGGCACCGTAGACTGCAGACTACAGGTAAAGATGAAATAAGGTTGCAGACTAAGGACTTAAGTCTTATTGGGtgctagaaaaggaaaaggaatgagCAAATGGATAGTCTTCCACCTCCTGTGTGTTAAATCTGTTCTTGCACCTTATATGTAAACATTCTCTCTGTTTAACAAGATGGGTTGGAGAGAATTCTGATACACCTTCTAaccaaattactttttattctgttcttgtCTTTTATTGCAGTTATAATAACAGTGTTTGATCTGGCTGATATCCAAACTTTGGATCACACCAAGTAAGTTTCTGCATTTTGGCTTATCCTTGAAAGGTTTTACAGCAGGTTTAATTGCCTTCCATATGTAGGTGTTGAGAACTTGCTGGATCATGAGTGTATTTTCTCTTGAGCTAAGAAATGAAAAACGACAGTCACTTGTTTGGACTGCATAGGGTGggatttttctgaagaaaatgcaggGCATAGATTTGAACTATTTACACTTGACTGCCTTTAAAGtcagtgcagagaaaaaagCACTTCAGTCAAAGCTTGATCCTTCCAAAACTAGACATGCAGGAAGAGATGAAGTACACCCcaaaagcattctttttttacttcatttgctATAAATAGAATAACAGGCTGGCACCTAATGTAAGTGGTGAAAATGATGAGATGCATCTCATGCATAATGTCTCAAGAGCCTCTCGTTTTTTAGGTACACTGATATccccaaattattttctttctctagttTCTGAAGTGATTCTCTGGGGAGGTAGCCTGtcaaaaagaggagagaaaattaaGAACTCAAAATATATGTAGATATAGCTAAACTTACTGGTTCAGATATTTGTAATAGTTTGGTTACAACAGCACGTTAATTGTTATGGATAAACTCCTTCTGCTTTCAGTGCAGGATGCAAAACCCTACATGGATCTATGATCCACACCATTGTCACAGTTCACAGCATATGTATTTCTAACATGCTTTTTGACTGTAATGCAGGTACAGGCTTCTTTACAACCTGTATTCTGTCTTATTTGAATGTGTACTATGGTACTTAGCTCATTTACATAGGACTttgtaaaataatatatatattagtGTCTCTGCTTGGCTGAAAGTAATTGAAGCCTGTGAACCTGATTTCCCACACACGCACACACTCCCTTCCCTCCTTGACTTGTGTTGGATGACTCAAGAGAAACTTGATTGCCAGagtaacaaaaatataaaagcttGTGAGACAAGAATCATACAGCCTTCATAGGGAGCTGTTTTATAATGCTGAATAGATTATTTCGCTCttctttattcccttttctATCTAATCTGCTATGTGGTTCagacttttcccttttttcctgccttcttaTTCCTTATCTTGATCAAAACTTTGCCCTCTCCTTAATAATAGGAAATGCCCTCTGGGTGCTATAATTATTGTTGAATTTGTACTCTGAATGTGGATATGTTTGAACTTTGTTAGTGGAAGACGTTGTATTCAAAGGACTTGGAATAGGTCTGGATCTctttctgtctggaaaaaaaggcttttgatACTCTCACAGAAGTTCATCCTCTCACTTTTCTTGTGACCCCATTATCTGTTACCTTCTCCTGTATTCCTCATTCCCTCTGACTGATTCTGtcatttctcttttgtatttCAGACAGTGGCTAGAAGATGCACTGAGGGAGAATGAACCAGATTCCAGCTTTGTCTTTCTAGTTGGAACAAAAAAAGATCTGGTGGTGAGTAAATTGAATGCAGATAAGGAAATGGGATTTTCCCTACTTCCTCTCATGATTTCCCTTACAAGTTGTACACAATGTTGTTGAGCAAAAACCTTAACAAGTAAATAGAACAGTTACTTGGAAACAATTTAAGAAGAGGGTTTCTGAAAAAATGGGTagttatgaaatatttcttgcaTGTTATTTTTCAAGCACATGCAAACATACCTAATGATCTTGaaggttttttaatttgtttttttttagggaCAGTGTGTTCATTACTCAGGAAGAGGGAAGATTTCTTCCTTAGTTGAATATGACAGCACTGTCAGAAGAACAGGATATAATGCACTCTCTCTATACCATTCTCAGTCTTGTGTTTCTCTTCCTGCAGCTATCAATACTTAGTTTTTAAAGATTTCAAAACAAACTTGTTTCATTTGCTggttaattgatttttttttttatttccacccAACTGCCACAATATCACTTCTGCACTTTGTTTCTTACCCTTTAGTGAAAATAAGTCCTAGAAAATTGCATGTCTGTCAGTTTTTCTGGTACTCTGTGTAGTTTATGCTACTTTTTCTGAGCTGCAATAAAAGCTAAATGTGCCAGACCTCTGAGGACACACATCTGAAGCCTTGTCTAAGCTAGAGTACCTTACTGTAAgttaatttctgattttagaaTGTAGTGCTTTCAACTGAAAGGGAGAcaagagcaaagcaaaggaaTTTAGGTTCTAGGTATTACTTCAGTGTGAAGCCAGTGTCTTCCCAACTGGATTAATTCTCCTTATCATCTTGATGTTACATAATCATTTCCAAATGTTTAGATTTCTTCTCAAGTTTGCAGGGGTTCTCCACTGTAAGACAATCtacagaaaactgtaaaaagatGACTGGTGTCATCCATCCCAAACAGGCTagaaatcaaaagcaaataGCAGCATACTTATGATTGGTGACAGAGAACAAATGAGAGGGTGAAAAGACCTGAAAGTTAAGtgcaagaaagcaaaacccCACTGAAAGGGCAAGAAATTTTAGTCttaaaaaagggcaaaaataaaaagggggggaaggCCATTGGGTTACAGCACAGTAAAAACTGATGCAATAGAAAAGTGGCTatgagacagaaacaaaacagattaaaCCCAAAGAACTGTTGTGTTTAGTTGGTCCCACAACTCTTCTGCTGAGAGTGATGGGGTGACAAGGATGTAACTGGGCTGTTGTctttccagctccctgctgcttaTGTATTGATACAATGGTTACTCATGTTACCccctgctttgttttggggCTGTGGGAGGTGAGTGGAGActccattttaaaagcagcactAAATCTGGGAATGTTCTCGCAGTCCTGTCTGGTTGCACGAGTTCTAAGGCGAGGTCAGAAAGGCTGCTGAGAAACTGGAAGCATCAGAGGACAGATGCAAGCAGTACCTCTGTGCTGTTACCAGCCCAGATACACTTTTATTTTGCACTTATTCCATGTTGTCTCCCCAGTCAGATGCTGTGTGTGAAAGGACAGAGCTGGATGCCATCCGCTTTGCCAATGAGATGCAGGCAGAATATTGGTCAGTCTCAGCCAAAACAGGTAAATACTGcaaaagatgtaaaaataacCACAAGAACTGATGTTGAGGTGGGAGGAACTTATtatccccctctcccccccattcacttttttttgttgttgttctttcattttgttgctgttaGAAACTTCAGGTTTATTAATGATCAAattttatttgtgcatttttatttgtgctCGCACTTTCATGTTTGCAGAAAGAAGTAATTGAGCTGCTTCACAGTGTCTGAGCATGTTTAATTCATAGATAGTTACATAAATACACGTGTGCACCACTATTCAACATTTGCAATGGAAAAAGATTATACCACTGACTGAATTCTCTCTGTTGCTGGCTAAAAATAAAGGTGCAGTACAGGGTACAGTATTCCAGAGTAAGAAAATTAGAAGTTCTCTCTGCAGTGATCAGAATGGAAGGCAGATTGTTGGAGAGACTTGTTCTGTCCCAGTATTGAGCAGTGAGCTGTTCACAGATGTGCTTGTTATGCTTGATCATCTGTTGATGTGCAGTTGTTAAAAcacataatttctgttttgctccCCAGGGGAAAATGTCAAAGAATTCTTTTCCCGAGTTGCTGCCTTGGCCTTCGAACAGTCCATGCTAAAGGAGCTGGAGAACACTCCTGGGCACATGGCCCAAATTGGGGCAGGAAATCTCATCAGTAtgtggagttttgttttttgtgtgtattttccTTGTTTACAGTCTGAAGGACTGGGGAGGTTTTTCAAGCATTAAAAGCCAGTTTCAAACACCTGCAAGCCCATTCATGTCACTGTCTACCCAGGTTCTACCCTACAGGAGTGACTAAGCCTGCATCCAGCTTTTGTTACCCTTAGTACTGGATGGTATAATTTCTTGTGAATTGATTTTATAACTTTGCTGTTTCCACAGACCTGGAGAACATTGTGGAAATCCCAGAAGGCAACGCTCAAGTCAGCCCGAGTTGCTGCTAATTGTCAACTGTTCCTTCAGGCACCGtgcttctctgcagcacagcacagagcacctGCAGCAGTGCAAGCTCTCAGGCCAGAAACAGAGAGCTTTAATTTGGGAAACAAGGGAGGAAAAACTTAGCCAAACTTTCCTTCTGAGAGTTCCCTTGCTGCTGCAGGCTCCTTGTGCAGGGTGGTACAATTGTTACATAAACCTTTCTCTGTGTAGTCAAAACACAACATCCTTAATGCAAGGAGACATTGCCAGTGCCATGTGCTCACCTGTCTGCCAGAAGTGCTTGTAATCAAAAATGATGTCATTTTAGTGTGTTGTTCTTTGATAATTCTCTAGAAATCTTAGATAGTGAAGTTGCATTCCCATGGGGGCAGGAAACAAGTGGCAGTTCAGAATAAAGTTCAGAATaagtttttcccttttaaagtCATAGCATAAAATAACTCTGATCTGCTTTTGTGCATTCCAAGTATTTTGGAACTATTCcagtaaaaatctttttaagtATCAGGTATGGATACACAAATGCAGACTGCATAGTTTCCACTGTGGTTTCTCCATCCaggaaaaatctgtattatttttcattttccacttGAGAATCAGAGCCCAGTGTTTAAGTATTTCCAAGCCTAGAAGTCCAGGTAGGAACTTTGTTGTTTTATCCCATCTGtctaatattttgaaaatgttaccAGGTAAGAATATTATTCTTTTCCACTCACTTGAATAAGAAAGAATGGTCTCACAAGTGCATAATATGGAACACATATATTCCAAAGAGGATGCAGATTCCTTCTCTGCATTGATCTTCATGAATATTGTCTACATGCAGTCCTACTTTGTTGCTAAGAGTAattcacagatttcacagaatattcctaattagaagggacccacagggatcatcgagtccagctcctcaGTGAATGGCTCATATGTggattgaacccacaaccttggtgttattgCACCCTGCTCTAACCacctgttttggtttgggtttttttttgtaataatatAATAAGATTTTGTTACCGTATGTGGTCTCAGTCATGAACCTGATCACCCCTGTCTGAGGTGGGAACTCAGAGCCAGCAAGGCTGGATTCCATACTGAGGtaaagcagctttaaaatgctcttttttctttgggCAACAATGACTGATGCCCAAAGACATTCCTCTTTCAAAAGTTATTCCTGCTGACAAATGGCATTGTCAAAAATTACTATAACAAATACTTGGCCAGTATTTGTGAAATTGCATTAGTATGCTTGATTATGCTAATTAGGTTTAAACTGCAGAAGTACCAAAGAAGTGGAAGGGAAATACactcattttatttccttctaaatTTTCCAATGGCTCACTGAATTCTAACATTCAGTTGTGAGTGTCTAGGTAATGATATTTCTCTAAAGATAAATGAGATGTTATAAATCTTTTGCTTGCAGTAAACTGTTCAAATGTGTGGCCTTCAAAATTACTGTAAGTGCTCAAATCATAGAAATAATGAAGGAATCCAGGTGGGACAGCAGAAACACTCTTTCTCTAGGGATCTATCAGCAGCTTAGAACTCCCATATTTCTAAGGTTTATATCCAGCACTTCATGCTATgctggcattaaaaaaaaaatatagtattttaaatttcatactgcaataattttaaatggagataaagaagaaaacttatGAATGGTTACAAGTTACAGTTTCTTAAGATAGTAATGCAATCACTGCAGAAACAACAGTATCTGGAAAACTAATTATAATAGACCCTTTCAGATTTGAGCTGCTCAGAAATAAGGACACTTGTTAATAAAGCAATGcatcaaactgaaaatactCTAGATTCTGGCATTTTCCCCAATTTGTTTGACAAGACATAGAAAAAAGTGGAGAAAAGATGACTTAAACATCttttatattacttttatttcattgtgACGTAAGTTACAGCAGCTTCACAAAAAATGATGGATAGAGATCTAAGAACTCTCTGTTTTATTGGACAATCTTCACTTTGGCAACTGTGCTGACTGTTGGCAAAGACACAAATGTAGCATTTGGTGGAAAAAATGATTCTGTGAGGGTATGTAAGGAGCTATTTGTCCAAATGTGTGATATTTTGACCTTATGGTGTTCCATGTATTAGTCCAGTTCCCGAGGCTGCTTCCCAAGGATGACAAATACACACTTTGCTTGTGCCGTGTGCTGGGCTGAGCGGGCAGCGTGGCCACGGCCTCGTGTTTGCTGAGTCTGAATGAGAGGAGAAAAGCTGgttccctctgctgcagcaagTCAGGTTGGCTGGGCCTGGTGCTgggtttctgtgctggcatGCTGGTTTAGTGTTTGCAGTGCAAAATGACTCAGTAGCAAATCCAAGATAAAAATCgggatttttttctgccccTCAAGAAATATGTCTCCTAAGGGTTTCTTCTGTTGATGAGCTCGGTTATTGTATAAAATCACAGAGATGCAATCTCTTCAGCAACACAATCATGGTGCTTGGAAAATCAACTGGGACAGGTTTTCTTCTAGTGATTCAGTACATTGCTTGATGTCATTACTGTTTAGTATCATCTGGAGCTCCAAAAAGTTCAAATACAAACGCAATACTCAGTCAGTCATTAACTGTGACTTGACAATGGCCTGACTCCATCTCTATTATATGATGGATGCTTTGAGACTGGGGTTTTGTTGGTGGTGtattggtttttgtttggttggggtttttttcgcttggttggttggttttaaGGGCATTTTTTTAGTGCTACTGAGATTTCCCCTGCAACAAACTCAGTATTAATAATTAATCATCTGAAATGGATCTTGGATTGTGTTGCAAATGATGAGTTGCTGAGGAAAGCACAAAGGAAACTAactatagaaaataaatatgaatttgcAAGTTCTAACTGGTCAATGTTTTACCTCTGTATGTTAATCCATTCTATCAGCAAATTAATTGGCTTAGAAGAAGCTTAATACCACGGAAAAGAGTGTTGACAAAACTGTATTAACTGTAACCATGGGTGGGCTAAACCACGATCTCTGTACCAGCTGAAATTCCCACAGTGATTATGGCAACAGTCACAGCTCCAGCTTCCTTGTGGAACTTTCAGGTGAGAAACTGAAGAAGTGGAATTTGGAGTCAGTCCGAAGCAAAGGTAAAGAGCAATTGGAATAATCAATTCCCCTCTGGAAGGACTAATGTTATGCTGTTTCTTGTCTTAATAAGTAGAAGCTTAACATGTTAACGATTTCCTGGTTATATAAGGGTGCATTTGTGCTGAGCAAAACTACTGGCAATGGATCAAAAGCTATTTAAGAAAGTAAACTGACAAAGTTAATTTCTTACTAtaaaagccttttaatttttaatcgTGTTGTTTTGCGTTTTGAGTGATTATTTGACACTCAGGATATTATGATTTATAGTCACATAGGTCATGTGATTCAGACCTTTCTGAGCCCTGTTGGGTCCCAGCTCAGGTTTGCCTTGTGGTGTGACTGGAGTCCATTCTTCACAAATAAAtctgtcccctctgtgcctTTTCAGGTTTCCACCAATAGTTAGAGGTTGTTCTAATACAATGCACTGGTGAGTGAATGCTCTGAACCCTGCTCTTTATCACATCCTCTGAGCAGGAGAGTTGAAATGAAGTGTTTGGTGAGTTGTAGGAGAATCTGTATTTGGTATTGGAGAGGGTTGCTCAGCTTCCTGTGGTTTTGGCCAGAAGGTTGTTCTCACAGTGAGAAATTGCCATTCTCTGAATTTGAAGGAGAGTTCCTTTATTTCTGGGTTCATAGAATGATTTATACTGCATGGAATGCCTCAAGACTTGCCAGCCTTGTCAAACTCTCCCAGAGTTCTTTGTATTTACAGAAACCCAATTGCTTAGTTTCAGGCATAGATTAATCAGATAtcatatttaaaatgagaattaaaaagcTCAGCTTACGTCCtacagttattttgtttttacagttgttttttttttcttacaaaaccTCCTGTTCTTTCGCGTGGGATCGGGCTGAAGGACAGTTCCTCAATGACAGCTCGCGAGCTTTTCCCTAAACCAAGCGGCTCCTCTTCCCACAAGAGGGAGCTCGGAGGTCACTGCAGGATGAGATCCGTGCCGGCTCGGAAGGGCTGCGCGATCTCTCGCAGGCCAGCAGAGGGATGTGCCTGGCACTCTGTCCATAGTTTAGCTCCTCATCGCAGGATTCTCAGTCTCAAATCACAGGTACGTGTCTGTACCACCATCGTCTTAATGAAATTTTGTATCCtattaaaatactgaatgcATAAAGTGTCAGCAAAAATTCAGAGAGCCCTTGAATTCCCAGAGGAATTTCTGATGTTGTGGCACTTCGATAGGTAAAGAGGGTGTAGTTGTTTAACAGTGTTATTCACTTAAAAGTTAAGCGTGCACATAGAAATCCCTCATCTGAATTCTTACTCCCTCCAGAAAGGGCACCACTGAGGACCCAAATAGAAAACAGACATAAAAAACCAGGATGGTGAGACCTCAGTAAAAGCACAGTATGAATTCAGAACACATCCCTAGGATGTAACATACCTGCCTTTGTTAGAACCAAGCCAGTGCAGTCTGAGGCTTCAGATTCCAGAAATACATTGCATGTCAGAATTTCATTGGTCCAAATGGCACTAAGCAAACAAATAATATCAACGGGGAAAAGGcaagttattttatttctgtaatagaTTGAGATTTCTTGAAAGATTTATAGAGTTATTTATTGAACATATAGATTTTATTATGATTTAGATTATAATCTGTTTTCCATATAGGTCAACCAAAGCCTGTTATGTGTTAAAAGCTGAGGAAACAAATGCAGGAAAAGAGGTTAAAGCCAGGAAACAAAAACTGAGAGGGATGAACTATGCAAAATGGAATGATTAGCCATTTGTGATGTGTCTGAAAATacccaaaaatattttgtttggcATATAAAAATGCATGAAGAGAAAAACTTGGAGTTTGAAACAGTGCATATCTTG
This window contains:
- the RAB36 gene encoding ras-related protein Rab-36 isoform X1 — translated: MKSSLMHFVPPVSRDRIISHFPKWYTPEACLQLKEHFHAQVSTACQQSTAAAGLKISKVVVVGDLYVGKTSLINRFCKDNFDRDYKATIGVDFEMERFEIIGIPYHLQIWDTAGQEKFKCIASAYYRGAEVIITVFDLADIQTLDHTKQWLEDALRENEPDSSFVFLVGTKKDLVSDAVCERTELDAIRFANEMQAEYWSVSAKTGENVKEFFSRVAALAFEQSMLKELENTPGHMAQIGAGNLISMWSFVFCVYFPCLQSEGLGRFFKH
- the RAB36 gene encoding ras-related protein Rab-36 isoform X2, with the translated sequence MKSSLMHFVPPVSRDRIISHFPKWYTPEACLQLKEHFHAQVSTACQQSTAAAGLKISKVVVVGDLYVGKTSLINRFCKDNFDRDYKATIGVDFEMERFEIIGIPYHLQIWDTAGQEKFKCIASAYYRGAEVIITVFDLADIQTLDHTKQWLEDALRENEPDSSFVFLVGTKKDLVSDAVCERTELDAIRFANEMQAEYWSVSAKTGENVKEFFSRVAALAFEQSMLKELENTPGHMAQIGAGNLINLENIVEIPEGNAQVSPSCC